CCTTGGCGTCGCAGTCGGGAAGGCCCATCAGCTCGACAAAGCCCACGATGCTGGTCATCGGGGTCTGCATGTCGTGCATCAGGCCCGAGATCATCTGACCGATGGTGGCCAAGCGCTCGTTTCGCTCCTGCTCGGTGCGAAGCTGGGTGACGTGGACCGCCTTGGCCACCTGCGAACCGATGAGCTGCAGGAGCTTGGCGTCGTCCTGGGTAAAGGACTCGTCGAGCGGTTTGCCGTTCTCATCGACCTTATTGATGAGCTCCATGGCGCCGATGATCTCGTCCTCGACGATGAGCGGCACGCAGATGATCGACTTGGTCGGGAAGCCCACCTTTTCGGCGATGTCCTTGCGGAAGCGCTCGTCGAGGTAGGCGTCGGAGACCAGCAGGGGCTCCCCCTTTTCGGCAACCCAGCCGACGATTCCCTCGCCGAGCTTGAGGCGCTCATGCTTGACGTCGTTGCCCTTCTCGCCCATGGCGACCTTGAAGAAGAGCTGGTTGGTGCCCTCCTCCTTGAGCAGCACCGAGCCGGCCTCGGCCTTCATAAACTTCATGGTCTTCTGCATGATGGCGTCGAGAAGCTCCTCGACGTTGTCCGAACGGCTGACGTCACGCTCGATTTCATAGAGCATGTCGATTTCGCCGATCTTCGCCTGCAGGCGCGCCTGCGCCATGACGAGATCGAGATGCTGGGTCTGCAGCTCGGTGTAGAACTCGGA
The Chrysiogenia bacterium genome window above contains:
- a CDS encoding GAF domain-containing protein, with translation MKKTAKKASKKAPKKPATEAGLSERVEELEAQNRRKAYIIASMKEIGHALSTTLSQENLLQLIISKTTDLMEADRSSLFLVDRDAGEIWSLIAQGDNMQEIRLPIGKGIAGTVAKTGRTVNIPDAYADKRFNPEVDKQTGYRTRSILCMPMRSHDGSILGVIQVLNKLSGPFTADDETLLDALASQAALSLQNSEFYTELQTQHLDLVMAQARLQAKIGEIDMLYEIERDVSRSDNVEELLDAIMQKTMKFMKAEAGSVLLKEEGTNQLFFKVAMGEKGNDVKHERLKLGEGIVGWVAEKGEPLLVSDAYLDERFRKDIAEKVGFPTKSIICVPLIVEDEIIGAMELINKVDENGKPLDESFTQDDAKLLQLIGSQVAKAVHVTQLRTEQERNERLATIGQMISGLMHDMQTPMTSIVGFVELMGLPDCDAK